The following coding sequences lie in one Lolium perenne isolate Kyuss_39 chromosome 2, Kyuss_2.0, whole genome shotgun sequence genomic window:
- the LOC127336325 gene encoding xyloglucan endotransglucosylase protein 7, whose amino-acid sequence MASSPCRPKHRCCGFLGVALAFFLAVEVAAAGICSEIELLWGADRTYCFMDGDTEVQAMSLDKSQGSTFKSNQMYLFARIDVDIKLVEGDSAGTVCTIYTISEEDWDNHDEIDFEFLGNSTGEPYTLHTNIFAGGKGGREMQFRLWFDAAADFHTYTIIWNPRRIIIQVDGKTIRSFDNNEDQGVPFPSWRQQRVYGSLWSAEDWATQGGRIKTDWSQSPFVSYYKNYNVTWCRPSPGVAWCGDEPADSTLFNLSQQDLIDLQWVRDNGCVIYDYCADTVRFNATTMPKECKLPRKP is encoded by the exons ATGGCGTCATCGCCTTGTAGACCGAAGCACCGCTGCTGCGGCTTCCTAGGCGTAGCCTTGGCGTTCTTCCTTGcggtggaggtggcggcggccgGCATCTGCAGCGAGATCGAGCTCCTATGGGGCGCGGATCGGACCTACTGCTTCATGGACGGCGACACCGAGGTGCAGGCAATGTCCCTCGACAAATCCCAGGGCTCCACCTTCAAGTCCAACCAAATGTACCTCTTCGCACGCATCGACGTCGACATCAAACTCGTCGAGGGCGACTCCGCCGGCACAGTCTGCACCATCTAC ACCATCTCCGAGGAGGATTGGGACAACCACGACGAGATCGACTTCGAGTTCCTCGGCAACTCCACCGGCGAGCCTTACACGCTCCACACCAACATATTCGCCGGCGGCAAGGGCGGCCGGGAGATGCAGTTCAGGCTCTGGTTCGACGCCGCCGCAGACTTCCACACATACACCATCATCTGGAACCCCAGGCGCATCAT CATCCAGGTGGACGGGAAGACGATCCGGTCGTTCGACAACAACGAGGACCAGGGGGTGCCGTTCCCGTCGTGGCGGCAGCAGCGTGTGTATGGGAGCCTGTGGAGCGCCGAGGACTGGGCGACGCAGGGAGGGCGGATCAAGACGGACTGGTCGCAGTCGCCCTTCGTCTCCTACTACAAGAACTACAATGTCACCTGGTGCCGCCCCTCGCCCGGCGTGGCCTGGTGCGGCGACGAGCCCGCCGACTCCACCCTCTTCAACCTCAGCCAGCAGGACCTGATCGACCTGCAGTGGGTGCGCGACAACGGATGCGTCATCTACGACTACTGCGCCGACACCGTCAGGTTCAACGCCACCACCATGCCCAAGGAGTGCAAGCTACCCCGCAAACCCTGA
- the LOC127336324 gene encoding xyloglucan endotransglucosylase protein 7, whose translation MAAAAMVVACCLAACPSLASAGGGFYENFEVVWGDDPHPERRVNVIDDGRVVSLTLNNVSGSGFQSRDAFLFGEFTMAMKLVPGDSAGTVTTFYLTSKDPTAAGDGHDEIDFEFLGNVSGEPYLLQTNVFAQGVGNREQRSYLWFDPTQDFHNYTILWNPLNIIFSVDGTPVRVFSNHESLGLPYLSRQAMKVHATIWDGSAWATRGGRDKTDWSHAPFVASYRTYGTASACVSSSPASDNGGAPTFCCPTNAVSGHDGGWMTRRLGPDGERAMASARDKYMVMDYCEDPWNMGRPAECDIDQLGSGGRAST comes from the exons ATGGCTGCGGCGGCGATGGTCGTTGCATGCTGTCTCGCGGCGTGCCCGAGCTTGGCGAGCGCCGGCGGCGGCTTCTACGAGAACTTCGAGGTGGTGTGGGGCGACGACCCTCACCCTGAGCGGCGCGTCAATGTCATCGACGACGGGCGGGTGGTGTCGCTCACCCTCAACAACGTGTCCGGGTCCGGGTTCCAGTCCAGGGACGCCTTCCTCTTCGGCGAGTTCACCATGGCCATGAAGCTCGTGCCCGGCGACTCCGCCGGCACCGTCACCACCTTCTAC CTGACGTCCAAGGACCCGACGGCGGCGGGGGACGGGCACGACGAGATCGACTTCGAGTTCCTGGGCAACGTCAGCGGCGAGCCGTACTTGCTGCAGACCAACGTGTTCGCGCAGGGCGTGGGCAACAGGGAGCAGCGCTCATACCTCTGGTTCGACCCCACGCAGGACTTCCACAACTACACCATCCTCTGGAACCCTCTCAACATCAT CTTCTCGGTGGACGGCACGCCGGTGCGAGTCTTCAGCAACCACGAGTCGCTGGGCCTGCCGTACCTGAGCCGGCAGGCGATGAAGGTGCACGCGACCATCTGGGACGGCAGCGCCTGGGCCACGCGCGGCGGCCGGGACAAGACCGACTGGTCGCACGCGCCCTTCGTCGCCTCCTACCGGACCTACGGCACCGCCAGCGCCTGCGtctcctcctcgccggcgagcgaCAACGGTGGCGCGCCTACCTTCTGCTGCCCGACCAACGCTGTGTCGGGACACGACGGCGGGTGGATGACACGGCGGCTGGGGCCGGACGGCGAGCGCGCGATGGCGTCGGCACGGGACAAGTACATGGTCATGGACTACTGCGAGGACCCCTGGAACATGGGCCGCCCCGCCGAGTGCGACATCGACCAGCTCGGCTCCGGCGGCCGTGCTAGCACATAA